The following coding sequences lie in one Flavobacterium sp. 20NA77.7 genomic window:
- the folE gene encoding GTP cyclohydrolase I FolE: protein MDLHDEFLNDLGDNHIATNAETPLRDDAFAISDEEKIESIKKDVENILTTLGLDLTDDSLKGTPNRVAKMFVKDIFGGLNPTKKPSSSTFENKYKYSEMLVEKNIVVYSTCEHHLLPIIGRAHIAYISNGTVVGLSKMNRIVDYFAKRPQVQERLTIQIVNELQKVLNTNDVACIIDAKHLCVNSRGIKDIESSTVTAEFGGKFKEDKVRQEFLEYIKLDTRF from the coding sequence ATGGATCTACATGATGAATTTTTAAACGACCTAGGCGACAATCATATTGCTACAAATGCCGAAACACCTCTTAGAGATGATGCATTTGCTATTTCTGATGAAGAAAAAATAGAATCTATTAAGAAAGATGTGGAAAACATCCTTACAACATTAGGTTTAGATTTAACAGATGACAGCTTAAAAGGCACACCAAATCGTGTTGCAAAAATGTTTGTAAAAGATATTTTTGGCGGATTAAATCCTACTAAAAAACCTAGTTCTTCAACCTTTGAAAACAAATACAAATACAGCGAAATGCTGGTTGAAAAAAACATCGTAGTTTACTCTACTTGTGAACATCATTTATTACCTATTATAGGAAGAGCACATATTGCCTATATTTCTAATGGAACCGTAGTAGGACTCTCAAAAATGAATAGAATTGTAGACTATTTTGCAAAAAGACCACAAGTACAAGAGCGATTAACCATTCAAATTGTAAATGAACTGCAAAAAGTATTAAACACAAACGACGTCGCTTGTATTATCGATGCCAAACATTTGTGTGTCAATTCAAGAGGTATTAAAGACATTGAAAGTAGTACAGTTACTGCAGAATTTGGTGGTAAATTCAAAGAAGATAAAGTTAGACAAGAGTTTTTAGAGTATATAAAACTTGATACACGTTTTTAA
- the yidD gene encoding membrane protein insertion efficiency factor YidD — protein sequence MKIQKWLIFPFKKVIRLYQVLISPLTSATCRFQPTCSSYALEALEKHGLLKGSWLAMKRILSCHPWGKSGYDPVP from the coding sequence ATGAAAATTCAAAAATGGCTCATTTTTCCGTTTAAAAAAGTAATACGTTTGTATCAAGTTCTAATTTCTCCGCTTACATCTGCTACTTGTAGATTTCAACCTACTTGTTCAAGTTATGCGCTGGAAGCTTTAGAAAAACATGGTTTACTAAAAGGAAGTTGGCTGGCCATGAAAAGAATATTAAGTTGCCATCCTTGGGGAAAGAGTGGTTATGATCCTGTTCCTTAA
- the ruvX gene encoding Holliday junction resolvase RuvX, with protein MARILAIDYGIKRTGIAVTDEMQLIASGLTTVETSILFSFLTTYFTTEKVEKVIIGEPKQMNGLPSESAVYIEQFCAEFKKTYPTMPLVKVDERFTSKLAFKTMIDSGLNKKKRQNKALIDEIAATILLQDYIK; from the coding sequence ATGGCTAGAATTCTTGCAATTGATTACGGCATCAAAAGAACAGGGATTGCTGTTACTGATGAAATGCAGCTCATTGCAAGCGGTTTAACAACCGTTGAAACGTCAATACTTTTTTCTTTTTTAACTACTTATTTTACAACAGAAAAAGTAGAAAAGGTCATCATTGGGGAACCAAAACAGATGAATGGACTTCCGTCTGAAAGTGCCGTTTATATTGAACAATTTTGTGCTGAATTCAAAAAAACATACCCAACTATGCCATTGGTAAAAGTTGATGAAAGATTTACTTCTAAATTAGCTTTTAAAACAATGATTGACAGCGGTTTAAACAAAAAAAAGCGCCAAAACAAAGCACTAATTGATGAAATTGCCGCTACTATCCTACTCCAAGATTATATAAAATAA
- the cysS gene encoding cysteine--tRNA ligase translates to MQLYKTNQLHIYNTLSGKKELFKPIHEDHIGMYVCGPTVYSNVHLGNIRTFMSFDVIYRYLKHVNYKVRYVRNITDAGHLTDDGDVANDRFVKQSRLEKLEPMEVVQKYTVDFHRVLDTFNFLPPDIEPTATGHILEQIELIEKLIKDGFAYESNGSVYFDVLAYNAKGLNYGELSNRNIDELFANTRDLDGQNEKKNPQDFALWKNASPAHIMRWNSPWGEGFPGWHLECTAMSTKYLGETFDIHGGGMDLKFPHHECEIAQGKACNHKSPVNFWMHTNMLTMNGLRMSKSTGNYILPMELVSGANDFFEKAFHPNIVRFCFMQAHYRSVLDISNDAMLASEKGFTRIVEGLKLAANLTPRDKSSIQIEDWKKSCYDAMNDDFNTPILIAQLFEGIKYVNLVNDGKEQLTSDDIELLHTTLHTFFSDILGLTFGETQHASENHSKKLDGTIELLIEMRNNARANKNWALSDEIRDKLAAVGIILKDGKEGTTYTY, encoded by the coding sequence ATGCAATTATACAAAACAAATCAACTACATATCTACAACACATTAAGTGGCAAAAAAGAGCTATTCAAACCCATCCATGAAGATCATATTGGGATGTATGTGTGTGGACCAACTGTATATAGCAATGTACATTTAGGCAACATCCGAACTTTTATGAGTTTTGATGTTATTTACAGATATTTAAAACATGTAAATTATAAAGTCCGCTATGTTAGAAACATTACAGATGCAGGACATTTAACCGACGATGGTGATGTAGCCAATGATCGTTTTGTAAAACAGTCAAGGTTAGAAAAATTGGAACCTATGGAAGTGGTTCAAAAATATACTGTTGATTTTCACAGGGTTTTAGATACATTTAATTTTCTTCCACCAGATATTGAACCAACGGCTACAGGCCATATTTTAGAGCAAATAGAATTAATTGAAAAACTAATTAAAGATGGTTTTGCTTACGAAAGTAATGGCTCTGTATATTTTGATGTACTTGCTTATAATGCCAAAGGATTAAATTATGGCGAATTAAGCAACAGAAATATTGACGAATTATTTGCAAATACTAGAGATTTAGACGGGCAAAACGAGAAAAAAAATCCACAAGATTTTGCACTATGGAAAAATGCCTCTCCCGCTCATATTATGAGATGGAATTCTCCTTGGGGTGAAGGTTTTCCGGGTTGGCATTTGGAATGTACAGCTATGAGTACAAAATATTTAGGAGAAACTTTTGACATACATGGTGGTGGAATGGACTTAAAATTCCCACATCACGAATGTGAAATAGCACAAGGAAAAGCGTGTAACCATAAATCTCCCGTTAATTTTTGGATGCATACGAATATGTTAACGATGAATGGATTAAGAATGAGTAAATCAACCGGAAATTATATATTACCAATGGAACTTGTTTCTGGCGCTAATGATTTCTTTGAGAAAGCTTTTCATCCCAATATTGTTCGCTTTTGCTTCATGCAAGCACATTACAGAAGTGTATTAGACATCTCAAATGATGCAATGTTGGCTAGCGAAAAAGGATTTACACGAATTGTTGAAGGACTAAAATTAGCAGCAAATCTTACACCAAGAGACAAATCATCTATTCAAATTGAAGATTGGAAAAAGAGTTGTTATGATGCCATGAATGATGACTTCAACACGCCTATATTGATTGCACAACTTTTTGAAGGCATTAAATATGTAAACCTCGTTAACGATGGTAAAGAACAATTAACAAGCGATGATATTGAATTATTACATACGACATTGCACACATTTTTTAGTGATATATTAGGCTTAACTTTTGGCGAAACACAGCATGCTTCTGAAAATCATTCAAAGAAATTAGACGGTACTATAGAATTACTAATTGAAATGAGAAATAATGCTCGAGCAAATAAAAATTGGGCATTATCAGATGAAATTAGAGATAAATTAGCCGCTGTAGGCATTATCCTAAAAGATGGAAAAGAAGGTACTACATATACCTATTAA
- the lgt gene encoding prolipoprotein diacylglyceryl transferase has translation MIWNPTEGIDLGFFMIRFYSLTWVAAFAFGWYIMKYIFVRENESIEKLDKLFVYTIVATMLGARLGHVIFYQSELFTEDPLSILLPISTIPEIHFTGFSGLASHGAAIAIIVTMYYIQSRVLQRPLLWILDRIVVPVSFGAIFIRLGNFMNSEIFGKTTTKDSFLAMKFIKGEDSLSPKIVTKITNIPDASQAYNAIEKDSQFKFILDQVPYRYPAQLYEALLYIPVFLLLFFLYWKTDARNKSGFLFGLFLVLLWSIRFGVEFVKDSQGGFEKYPIFNALSTGQWLSIPFIILGFYFIYQSTQNSSK, from the coding sequence ATGATTTGGAATCCAACAGAAGGAATTGACTTAGGCTTTTTTATGATTCGTTTTTACAGTCTCACTTGGGTAGCTGCATTTGCCTTTGGCTGGTACATCATGAAATATATTTTTGTACGAGAAAATGAATCTATTGAAAAATTAGACAAGCTGTTTGTATATACCATTGTTGCAACAATGCTTGGAGCAAGATTAGGACATGTTATTTTTTACCAATCAGAGCTATTTACAGAAGACCCACTAAGCATACTTTTGCCTATAAGTACCATTCCCGAAATACACTTTACTGGCTTTAGTGGATTAGCAAGTCATGGTGCCGCAATAGCTATAATTGTAACCATGTACTATATACAATCTCGAGTACTACAAAGACCCTTATTATGGATTTTAGACAGAATCGTAGTTCCGGTTTCATTTGGGGCTATTTTTATTAGATTAGGAAACTTTATGAATTCCGAGATTTTTGGAAAAACCACTACAAAAGACAGTTTTTTAGCCATGAAATTCATCAAAGGAGAAGACAGTTTAAGTCCTAAAATAGTTACCAAAATCACCAATATACCTGATGCATCGCAAGCCTACAATGCTATTGAAAAAGACAGCCAATTTAAATTTATTTTAGATCAAGTACCTTACAGATATCCCGCGCAATTATATGAGGCATTATTGTACATTCCTGTCTTTTTACTTTTATTTTTCCTTTACTGGAAAACAGATGCTAGAAACAAATCAGGATTCTTATTTGGTCTATTTTTAGTATTACTGTGGAGTATTCGATTTGGTGTAGAATTTGTAAAAGACAGTCAAGGCGGTTTTGAAAAATACCCCATTTTTAATGCGCTTTCAACCGGACAATGGTTAAGTATTCCGTTTATTATTTTAGGCTTTTATTTTATATATCAATCTACTCAAAACAGTTCAAAATAA
- a CDS encoding PKD-like domain-containing protein, translated as MKKISQIIFVLFVINLSFSQSSPTCAGANPICSGGVAPFPNTTGAASLGSPGCLGSAPNPAWFYFQIGTPGNLDILLHQGSNAPNYNNQDVDFICWGPFSSPQCTGLYDFPSTTIANNIVDCSYSGNATETINVTNAQTGQYYMLLVTNFSNNPGFIQMDLLSSSTATTNCNIVCGVTLGVDLMLCNSTSTKNLTATFVTAPTTGGTPTFQWFLNGVLQPALTTQTVTVNQPGTWKVITTRPGCTAPVSDEVVITNFAGLPINNTPPPITICTGASPALYNLNSNIPSIMGTQSIGDYDYGFYLTAADALAGTNPIPSSQWSAYPGTVGQTIYFGAENFTDGTGCRGEVHFLLQQSPCTIVQPSNMVVCDDVSNDGFAVFNLTTQTATVLGSNNPANFTITYHLTQAAANGDTGAISPATAFTNTVNPQTIYVRSESNSNPTNYSTTTFELQVKPLPTATMSGTASICSGSSTNLTFSGTPGAVVTYNNGTANQTVTLDATTGNGTVSVSPASTTTYSLVSVATTGTPSCSKPLTGNIVVTVSTQIAGTLSYSPSSFCTTDVATYSPTFVISTAGTGTCASTVPVYSSTPAGLTLNTTTGVITPSTSTPNTYTVTITYPACGSCAAVSFTTTVTIASPTTSTISYTTPLCTSATTSVMPTLTGATGATTFTSTPVGLSINATTGAINPSTSAAGTYTITYVPTSTGVCAIIPTPTTVTITAAPTASISYAGTPYCNNITASQAVTITGTNAFTGGAYSASPAGLTLDPTTGAIVPSTSTPNTYTVTYTIPASAGCAAVPVTTTVTITGLPTASISYAGTPYCNNLTASQAITITGTNAFTGGTYSATPAGLTLDPTTGAIVPSTSTPNTYTVTYTIPASAGCAAVPVTTTVTITAAPTASISYAGTPYCNNITASQAVTITGTNAFTGGAYSASPAGLTLDPTTGAIVPSTSTPNTYTVTYTIPASAGCAAVPVTTTVTITGVPTASISYAGTPYCNNLTASQAITITGTNAFTGGTYSATPSGLTLDPTTGAIVPSTSTPNTYTVTYTIPASAGCAAVPVTTTVTITAAPTASISYAGTPYCNNITASQAVTITGTNAFTGGAYSASPAGLTLDPTTGAIVPSTSTPNTYTVTYTIPASAGCAAVPVTTTVTITGLPTASISYAGTPYCNNLTASQAITITGTNAFTGGTYSATPAGLTLDPTTGAIVPSTSTPNTYTVTYTIPASAGCAAVPVTTTVTITAAPTASISYAGTPYCNNITASQAVTITGTNAFTGGAYSASPAGLTLDPTTGAIVPSTSTPNTYTVTYTIPASAGCAAVPVTTTVTITGLPTASISYAGTPYCNNLTASQAVTITGTNAFTGGTYSASPSGLTLDASTGAIVPSTSTPNTYTVTYTIPASAGCAAVPVTTTVTITAAPTASISYVGTPYCNNLTASQAVTITGTNAFTGGAYSASPSGLTLDPTTGAIVPSTSTPNTYTVTYTIPASAGCAAVPVTTTVTITGLPTASISYAGTPYCNNLTASQAVTITGTNAFTGGTYSATPSGLTLDASTGAIVPSTSTPNTYTVTYTIPASAGCAAVPVTTTVTITSLPTASISVTPTTICSGSTSVVTFTGTPGATVTYTVDAGANQTITLNTSGSATVTTPPLVNASVYTLVSVGNGCTVSLTNSVTINVLPLPTASIVGSTICANTTGTVTISGTPGAIVEYTIDGGANQTAILSSTTGTVTLTTPLLTANSVYQLVSVTSATTPACVKTLSASATVIVNPIPIVTATLVGETICSGTSTNISLTSSVASTQFDWVVTSQVGVSGATNGSGNAIVQVLTATGITNGFVIYSITPTANSCIGSAITVQINVAPKPVTSFVADTTYCNGETTSITLSSTIPGTTFTWNVASSNVNTTTVLPGSGNSISQALNLINNSNVGSVTYTVLPFANNCYGDPVSIAIEVNPIPNVSLAIEDTDICSGEMVHIDASSSIAGATFNWMILNQTGAVVTGPTTGTGASIDQVITTTSPVASGTVTYQVTPIKNGCVGSSSTVTVTVHPRPEIFGVLPQLPICSGESTNIVLAASLPGTTFNWVVSNSQGVSGMSAGTGTSITQVLTTTGSTQGSVTYAVTPMLNGCEGTMVEYTVLVNPLPIVSLEDGHVCVIQATGVVYQTYLLESGVPPTGYTFDWYLDGVQLASSGPNHVATAPGVYEVRVRNTVTNCQAIATATVIPVYPATAFTTTVTEAFTNNATITVTVTQPGTGTLVYALDGGAWQTSNIFEGVEAGMHTVAVGDEEGCTYLETNVLVIDYMKYFTPNGDGYNDTWNIIGLNAQHNAKIYIFDRYGKLIKQLDPLGQGWDGTYNGQTLPSTDYWFTVDYTENQQQKQFRAHFSLKR; from the coding sequence ATGAAAAAGATTTCACAAATAATTTTTGTTCTTTTTGTAATAAACCTATCCTTTTCTCAGTCAAGTCCTACATGTGCAGGTGCAAATCCTATATGTTCAGGAGGTGTTGCTCCTTTTCCAAATACTACAGGTGCGGCATCATTAGGTTCTCCTGGTTGTTTGGGGTCTGCTCCAAATCCAGCTTGGTTTTATTTTCAGATAGGAACACCTGGAAATCTTGATATTTTACTGCATCAAGGAAGTAATGCACCTAATTATAATAATCAAGATGTCGATTTTATTTGTTGGGGTCCTTTTAGTTCACCTCAATGTACTGGTTTATATGATTTTCCAAGTACTACAATTGCTAATAACATTGTCGATTGTAGTTATAGTGGGAATGCTACTGAAACAATTAATGTAACGAATGCACAAACGGGACAATATTATATGCTTTTGGTGACTAATTTTTCAAATAATCCAGGGTTTATACAAATGGATTTGTTGTCATCTTCAACTGCTACTACAAACTGTAATATAGTATGTGGTGTTACATTAGGTGTTGATTTAATGCTTTGTAATTCCACTTCAACAAAAAATTTAACGGCTACATTTGTAACCGCTCCTACAACGGGTGGTACACCTACATTTCAGTGGTTTTTGAACGGAGTATTACAACCTGCTCTGACCACACAAACAGTTACAGTTAACCAGCCAGGTACTTGGAAAGTTATTACGACTCGCCCTGGTTGTACCGCTCCTGTGTCTGATGAAGTAGTCATAACCAATTTTGCAGGTTTACCAATTAATAATACCCCTCCTCCGATAACGATTTGTACAGGTGCTTCACCTGCGCTTTATAATTTGAACAGTAACATTCCTTCTATCATGGGAACTCAGTCTATTGGGGATTATGATTATGGTTTTTATTTAACGGCTGCAGATGCTTTAGCTGGTACAAATCCTATTCCTTCTTCACAATGGTCTGCTTATCCTGGTACAGTTGGTCAAACGATTTATTTTGGTGCTGAGAATTTCACGGATGGTACGGGTTGTAGAGGCGAGGTTCATTTTTTATTACAACAGAGTCCATGTACGATAGTTCAGCCATCTAATATGGTTGTTTGTGATGACGTTAGTAATGATGGATTTGCTGTTTTTAATTTAACTACCCAAACGGCTACGGTTTTGGGTTCTAATAATCCGGCTAATTTTACTATTACTTATCATTTAACTCAAGCTGCTGCGAATGGCGATACGGGAGCTATTTCTCCTGCTACAGCTTTTACTAATACTGTAAATCCACAGACTATTTACGTTCGTTCGGAATCTAATTCGAACCCAACGAATTATTCTACAACTACTTTTGAATTACAGGTTAAGCCTTTGCCTACGGCTACTATGTCAGGTACGGCTAGTATTTGTAGTGGTTCGTCTACGAATTTAACTTTTTCAGGTACTCCGGGTGCTGTAGTTACGTATAATAATGGAACAGCAAATCAGACAGTTACGTTAGATGCTACTACTGGTAATGGCACAGTAAGTGTTTCTCCTGCTAGTACAACTACGTATTCCTTGGTTAGTGTAGCTACTACAGGTACCCCTTCGTGTAGTAAACCATTAACGGGTAATATTGTAGTTACCGTTTCTACACAAATTGCAGGTACATTGTCTTATTCGCCTTCATCATTTTGTACTACAGATGTAGCTACTTATTCACCTACTTTTGTAATTAGTACAGCAGGTACAGGCACATGTGCGTCTACTGTTCCAGTATATTCATCTACACCAGCAGGATTAACCCTAAATACTACTACGGGAGTTATCACTCCAAGTACAAGTACACCAAATACCTATACTGTTACAATAACCTATCCAGCATGTGGAAGTTGTGCCGCAGTTAGTTTTACTACTACCGTAACTATTGCTTCACCCACGACTTCTACTATAAGTTATACGACTCCATTATGTACAAGTGCTACTACTTCTGTAATGCCAACATTAACAGGGGCTACTGGAGCTACAACATTTACATCTACCCCTGTAGGATTGTCAATTAATGCAACAACAGGAGCAATTAATCCAAGCACGAGTGCTGCCGGAACCTATACAATCACATATGTTCCTACATCTACAGGTGTATGTGCTATTATACCAACACCCACTACAGTAACGATCACTGCCGCCCCTACGGCAAGTATTAGTTATGCGGGCACACCGTATTGTAACAACATAACAGCTTCACAGGCTGTTACTATCACAGGCACAAATGCTTTCACAGGTGGTGCGTATAGTGCTAGCCCAGCAGGCTTAACCTTAGACCCAACAACAGGTGCTATTGTACCGAGTACAAGTACACCCAACACCTATACGGTTACCTATACGATTCCAGCGAGTGCAGGCTGTGCTGCTGTTCCAGTAACCACTACGGTAACCATCACAGGATTACCTACGGCAAGTATTAGTTATGCAGGCACGCCGTATTGTAATAACCTAACAGCTTCACAAGCTATTACTATCACAGGCACAAACGCCTTTACAGGTGGTACGTATAGCGCTACACCAGCAGGCTTAACACTAGACCCAACAACAGGTGCTATTGTACCGAGTACAAGTACACCTAACACGTATACGGTTACCTATACGATTCCAGCCAGTGCAGGTTGCGCTGCCGTTCCTGTAACCACTACAGTAACGATCACTGCAGCCCCTACGGCAAGTATTAGTTATGCAGGTACGCCATATTGTAACAACATAACAGCTTCACAGGCTGTTACTATCACAGGCACAAATGCTTTCACAGGTGGTGCGTATAGTGCTAGCCCAGCAGGCTTAACCTTAGACCCAACAACAGGTGCTATTGTACCGAGTACAAGTACACCTAACACGTATACAGTTACCTATACGATTCCAGCGAGTGCAGGCTGTGCTGCTGTTCCGGTAACCACTACGGTAACCATCACAGGAGTTCCAACGGCAAGTATTAGTTATGCAGGCACGCCGTATTGTAATAACCTAACGGCTTCACAAGCTATTACTATCACAGGTACAAATGCCTTCACAGGTGGTACGTATAGCGCTACACCATCAGGCTTAACACTAGACCCAACAACAGGTGCTATTGTACCGAGTACAAGTACACCTAACACGTATACGGTTACCTATACGATTCCAGCCAGTGCAGGTTGCGCTGCCGTTCCTGTAACCACTACAGTAACGATCACTGCCGCCCCTACGGCAAGTATTAGTTATGCGGGCACACCGTATTGTAACAACATAACAGCTTCACAGGCTGTTACTATCACAGGCACAAATGCTTTCACAGGTGGTGCGTATAGTGCTAGCCCAGCAGGCTTAACCTTAGACCCAACAACAGGTGCTATTGTACCGAGTACAAGTACACCCAACACCTATACGGTTACCTATACGATACCAGCGAGTGCAGGCTGTGCTGCTGTTCCAGTAACCACTACGGTAACCATCACAGGATTACCTACGGCAAGTATTAGTTATGCAGGCACGCCGTATTGTAATAACCTAACAGCTTCACAAGCTATTACTATCACAGGCACAAACGCCTTTACAGGTGGTACGTATAGCGCTACACCAGCAGGCTTAACACTAGACCCAACAACAGGTGCTATTGTACCGAGTACAAGTACACCTAACACGTATACGGTTACCTATACGATTCCAGCCAGTGCAGGTTGCGCTGCCGTTCCTGTAACCACTACAGTAACGATCACTGCAGCCCCTACGGCAAGTATTAGTTATGCAGGTACGCCATATTGTAACAACATAACAGCTTCACAGGCTGTTACTATCACAGGCACAAATGCTTTCACAGGTGGTGCGTATAGTGCTAGCCCAGCAGGCTTAACCTTAGACCCAACAACAGGTGCTATTGTACCGAGTACAAGTACACCTAACACGTATACAGTTACTTATACGATTCCAGCGAGTGCAGGCTGTGCTGCTGTTCCAGTAACCACTACGGTAACCATCACAGGATTACCTACGGCAAGTATTAGTTATGCAGGCACACCGTATTGTAACAATCTAACAGCTTCACAAGCTGTTACTATCACAGGTACAAACGCCTTTACAGGTGGTACCTATAGTGCTAGTCCATCAGGTTTAACCTTAGATGCTTCAACCGGTGCGATTGTACCAAGTACAAGTACACCTAACACGTATACGGTTACCTATACGATTCCAGCCAGTGCAGGTTGCGCTGCCGTTCCTGTAACTACTACAGTAACCATCACTGCAGCCCCTACGGCGAGTATTAGTTATGTGGGTACGCCGTATTGTAACAACCTAACAGCTTCACAGGCGGTTACTATCACAGGTACAAACGCCTTTACAGGTGGTGCGTATAGCGCTAGTCCATCAGGCTTAACATTAGATCCAACAACAGGTGCTATTGTACCAAGTACAAGTACACCTAACACGTATACGGTTACCTATACGATTCCAGCGAGTGCAGGCTGTGCTGCTGTTCCAGTAACCACTACGGTAACCATCACAGGATTACCTACGGCAAGTATTAGTTATGCAGGCACGCCGTATTGTAACAATCTAACAGCTTCACAAGCTGTTACTATCACAGGTACAAACGCCTTTACAGGTGGTACGTATAGCGCTACACCATCAGGCTTAACCCTAGATGCTTCAACAGGTGCTATTGTACCAAGTACAAGTACACCCAACACGTATACGGTTACCTATACGATTCCAGCGAGTGCAGGTTGCGCTGCCGTTCCTGTAACCACTACAGTAACTATAACGTCATTACCTACGGCAAGTATTTCGGTAACCCCTACAACCATTTGTTCGGGTTCTACTTCTGTGGTTACCTTTACAGGTACCCCGGGAGCAACAGTAACTTATACGGTTGATGCAGGAGCAAACCAAACCATTACATTAAACACTTCAGGTTCTGCTACAGTTACTACACCACCACTTGTTAATGCATCAGTTTATACATTAGTAAGTGTAGGGAATGGATGTACGGTTTCTTTAACTAACTCTGTTACTATAAATGTATTGCCTTTGCCAACTGCTAGTATTGTAGGAAGTACAATTTGTGCAAATACAACAGGTACAGTTACTATTTCAGGAACACCTGGCGCTATAGTAGAATATACTATAGATGGTGGAGCAAATCAAACGGCAATTTTATCCTCTACTACAGGTACTGTTACTCTTACTACACCATTGCTAACTGCTAATTCTGTTTATCAGTTGGTTAGTGTTACAAGTGCTACTACACCGGCATGTGTTAAGACATTAAGTGCCTCAGCTACCGTTATAGTAAATCCAATTCCTATTGTTACAGCTACTCTGGTAGGAGAAACAATATGTTCGGGAACAAGTACAAATATAAGTTTAACCAGCAGTGTAGCTTCTACACAATTTGATTGGGTAGTCACGAGTCAAGTAGGAGTAAGTGGCGCCACGAATGGTTCAGGCAATGCGATTGTTCAAGTATTAACGGCTACTGGTATTACTAATGGTTTTGTTATTTATAGTATTACCCCAACTGCTAATAGTTGTATAGGTTCAGCTATAACAGTTCAAATAAATGTTGCGCCAAAACCAGTGACTAGTTTTGTAGCTGATACGACTTATTGTAATGGAGAAACAACAAGTATTACATTAAGCAGTACTATACCGGGTACTACGTTTACTTGGAATGTGGCTTCATCTAATGTAAATACCACTACGGTATTACCGGGTTCTGGAAATAGTATTTCACAGGCATTAAATTTAATTAATAATAGTAATGTTGGTTCGGTTACGTATACTGTATTGCCATTTGCAAATAATTGTTATGGAGATCCTGTCTCTATTGCTATAGAAGTAAATCCGATTCCAAATGTAAGTTTAGCTATTGAGGATACTGATATTTGTAGTGGTGAGATGGTTCATATAGATGCGAGTAGTAGTATTGCAGGAGCAACATTTAACTGGATGATTTTAAATCAAACAGGCGCTGTTGTTACGGGCCCTACTACAGGTACAGGAGCTAGTATTGATCAAGTGATTACTACTACAAGTCCAGTGGCTTCGGGTACGGTAACCTATCAAGTTACACCGATTAAGAATGGATGTGTGGGAAGTTCATCTACAGTTACGGTTACGGTTCATCCAAGACCTGAGATTTTTGGAGTTTTACCCCAATTGCCAATTTGTAGTGGAGAATCGACCAATATTGTTTTAGCCGCTTCTTTACCAGGCACTACTTTTAATTGGGTTGTGTCTAATTCTCAAGGTGTTTCAGGAATGAGTGCAGGTACAGGAACAAGTATTACTCAAGTATTAACTACTACGGGTTCAACACAAGGTTCTGTTACGTATGCTGTTACTCCGATGTTAAATGGTTGTGAAGGGACGATGGTTGAATATACAGTGTTGGTTAATCCGTTACCAATAGTTTCATTAGAGGATGGTCATGTTTGCGTAATTCAAGCTACGGGAGTGGTTTATCAAACGTATTTATTGGAATCAGGTGTTCCTCCAACAGGGTATACGTTTGATTGGTATTTAGATGGTGTTCAATTAGCAAGTTCGGGTCCGAATCATGTAGCTACTGCACCAGGTGTGTATGAGGTTCGTGTTCGTAATACCGTTACCAATTGTCAGGCGATTGCTACGGCTACGGTAATTCCGGTTTATCCTGCTACTGCTTTTACCACTACGGTAACAGAAGCCTTTACAAATAATGCTACGATAACTGTAACCGTTACTCAACCAGGAACAGGTACCTTAGTGTATGCATTAGATGGAGGAGCATGGCAGACTTCAAATATATTTGAAGGTGTTGAAGCAGGAATGCATACGGTTGCCGTGGGCGATGAAGAGGGTTGTACGTATTTAGAGACGAATGTTTTGGTTATTGATTACATGAAATACTTTACACCAAATGGAGATGGGTATAATGATACGTGGAATATTATTGGATTAAATGCACAACATAACGCAAAAATTTATATATTTGACCGCTATGGAAAATTAATCAAGCAGTTGGACCCATTAGGTCAAGGATGGGATGGAACGTATAATGGTCAAACCTTACCATCTACGGACTATTGGTTCACGGTTGATTACACTGAAAACCAACAGCAAAAACAATT